The Plectropomus leopardus isolate mb unplaced genomic scaffold, YSFRI_Pleo_2.0 unplaced_scaffold16696, whole genome shotgun sequence genomic sequence ttttgtctttatggtATCATAACTATTTGAACATTCAGGTGACAtcactgcaaaataaatattctgATAGTCCAGGttgtcctgaaaaaaacagatgtgtaTATCTTGATTGTGCATCGAGGGGCTGAGGTTTTAATGCATTATTACGCAAAGAATCCAAGAGAACCAAAACCAGGAAACAGCGGTTCAGTGCTCTGAAAGACGTTTGGGCTCATACAGACTGTGGAGGTCTTCATGGGGTTAAAAAGTTGATTTCCCAAAGAACGGCCActttaaatgttgctgctgcaAAGACTTGTGGGACGGATTCTGTCCTTTCCTTTGGTAGAGGACGGTCCAGTGTTATAAAGGAAGCATTGAAGCTCCTCTCCTTCATTTTGGGAGAATTCAAACAGCGATGATCACGGCAGCCGCTCAGATACTTCGGGGTCATCTCACTCAGTCATCTAGATCACACTGACTCATTATTCTTACTAAACTATTCCTATTTACACTTATGGAGGAATTTCAAACAGCACAAATGATGTTGAAGGCCAATAAGAAGCTACTTCAGGAAAATACCCAAAAATGGCTGAGTGCTGGAGAGGCTGAGTAACTCTGATGGTTTTAGGGTTTTTCTTCTGAAGAGGATCAAAGTCTATACGAGAGTTTACACACTGATGCTTCTTCAGGACCTTCATGAGTCCATCATCTGTCCTCTAGCGCCTCCCTCAGGTCAAACTCACATCCTACACAGTCTGGGACCTCCCATCAGCTGTGATCCTCAACACACTGAACTCTGTGATCACTGACAGGAGACTGTCTGTCCtccagaggacacagagacactgaggaaCCAGGAGACCAGAACCCAAAGCCAGGATAAAGAGGTTCAGTGAATGTGGTGCTGAAGGTGTGGAGGTGGATCAGAGAGTCAGAGGAGACTCTGAAGAAGGACAGAGAGCCAGCAGGACAGTCCACATACATTGCTACTCTaccagagacagaggaggaggaggaggaggaggaggaggaggaggtgatgggtGTTTTTCTCTTAATGTGACAGACAGTGTATCCACCATCAGAGCAGATCAGACTCCAGGACTGATCGTTCAGTCCAAACAAACAGTCTCCactgtctcctctcctgctg encodes the following:
- the LOC121964681 gene encoding stonustoxin subunit alpha-like is translated as TVDTNTVNNELKLSENNREVTRVSEDQSYPDHPDRFDFWPQLLCRTGLTGRCYWEVEWRGRVDISVSYRRISRRGDSGDCLFGLNDQSWSLICSDGGYTVCHIKRKTPITSSSSSSSSSSSVSGRVAMYVDCPAGSLSFFRVSSDSLIHLHTFSTTFTEPLYPGFGFWSPGSSVSLCPLEDRQSPVSDHRVQCVEDHS